One window of Arthrobacter oryzae genomic DNA carries:
- a CDS encoding GntR family transcriptional regulator, which translates to MPVETGNADVPERQDDETYADYAYRVLCDELIVLDIKPGEPLNDESLSRRLGVGRTPIREAMKRLESDHLVVAYPRRGTFASSVDITDLAEISEIRQLLEPAASARAARVASPRMKQELREFAREVEQLLAGRLAQRDLMRLDMRVHRAIYRAAGSRHLEDVLIRYDNLATRIWSLVLEKLPPVSEHIAQHIELLEIIADGDPEAAARLTSRHVTEFENLIRAVL; encoded by the coding sequence ATACCGGTCGAAACCGGGAATGCCGATGTACCCGAGCGCCAGGACGACGAGACATACGCCGACTATGCCTATCGGGTACTGTGCGACGAACTGATCGTCCTCGACATCAAACCCGGGGAACCGCTCAATGACGAGTCCCTTTCCCGACGGCTCGGAGTGGGCAGGACGCCCATCCGGGAAGCCATGAAGCGTCTTGAGAGTGACCATTTGGTGGTGGCCTACCCCCGCCGGGGGACGTTTGCCTCCAGCGTGGATATTACGGACCTGGCCGAGATTTCCGAGATACGGCAGCTCCTGGAACCTGCTGCATCAGCGCGTGCCGCCCGGGTGGCTTCGCCCCGGATGAAGCAGGAATTGAGGGAGTTCGCCCGGGAAGTGGAGCAACTCCTGGCCGGCCGGCTGGCGCAACGGGATCTCATGCGGTTGGATATGCGGGTTCACCGGGCGATTTACCGGGCGGCGGGTAGCCGGCACCTGGAGGATGTCCTGATTCGCTACGACAACCTGGCGACCCGGATCTGGAGCCTCGTCCTGGAAAAGCTGCCTCCGGTCTCAGAACACATTGCGCAGCACATCGAATTGCTTGAAATCATCGCGGACGGCGACCCGGAGGCAGCCGCCCGGCTGACCTCCAGGCACGTCACCGAATTTGAGAACCTGATCCGGGCCGTCCTCTAG
- a CDS encoding methylenetetrahydrofolate reductase — protein sequence MNMEAAAQMRLEVVPSADLLSRLPLIFEAPGTVSVTCLPHHGPEKTVATSIELVRRGYRPVPHLAARSIGSQAELHALLQRLIDEGINELFLVAGDRRTPAGPYSWSGELMEAVRAFAPELSVGVAGYPEGHPQFSAEQLRNSLEAKAPMATSLVTQMCFSADAISQYLGALRRSGVRLPVWVGVPGPVSVKKLLAMGARLGVGRSLKLARGTGMAGALWRRADVLDFDSARLIREVQQKLANDPLFAGFHVYTFNDFDRLPGLLDSLPLLEPRSTPGINRPQALSPAKI from the coding sequence ATGAACATGGAAGCTGCCGCACAAATGCGGTTGGAAGTTGTTCCCTCTGCCGATCTGCTCAGCCGGCTTCCGCTCATCTTCGAGGCACCAGGCACAGTAAGCGTCACGTGCCTTCCGCACCACGGGCCTGAGAAGACGGTAGCAACTTCGATCGAGCTTGTGCGGCGCGGCTACCGGCCGGTCCCCCACCTTGCCGCCCGCAGCATCGGCAGCCAAGCCGAACTGCACGCACTGCTGCAGCGCCTGATCGATGAGGGCATCAACGAACTGTTCCTCGTGGCAGGTGACCGCCGCACGCCTGCGGGCCCCTACTCCTGGAGCGGCGAACTCATGGAAGCGGTAAGGGCCTTCGCCCCGGAACTGTCTGTCGGTGTCGCCGGATACCCGGAAGGCCACCCGCAGTTCAGCGCGGAGCAGCTGAGGAACAGCCTGGAGGCCAAGGCGCCCATGGCCACCTCCCTGGTAACGCAGATGTGCTTCTCCGCCGACGCCATCAGCCAATATCTTGGGGCACTCCGCCGCAGCGGGGTCCGGCTCCCCGTATGGGTCGGTGTCCCCGGTCCGGTCTCCGTGAAGAAACTGCTCGCGATGGGCGCTCGCTTGGGAGTGGGCCGATCACTCAAACTGGCGCGCGGAACGGGCATGGCCGGAGCCCTCTGGCGACGCGCCGACGTTCTGGATTTTGACAGCGCCCGCCTCATCCGGGAAGTGCAGCAAAAACTGGCAAACGACCCCTTGTTTGCGGGATTCCACGTCTACACCTTCAACGACTTCGACCGGCTGCCGGGACTTCTGGACAGCCTTCCCCTGCTGGAGCCTCGCTCCACACCCGGCATCAACCGCCCGCAGGCTCTATCTCCTGCCAAGATCTGA
- a CDS encoding bifunctional 5,10-methylenetetrahydrofolate dehydrogenase/5,10-methenyltetrahydrofolate cyclohydrolase: MLSGKPLAGLIQERATDAARALENDGLRPTLAVVVATDDESTLWYVRSIERAAERAGVGCRIIDLGHDATEQVLASVLTDLSAAPAINGIILQTPLPPNVRTDELVGHIAPEKDIDGANPLSLGRLAVGQPAFAPATARAVVEILDHYDIPVSGRNVVVVGRSAVVGKPLSLLLLERDAAVTVCHSRSGPLEKYTRAADIVVVAAGRTGLLTGSQVSPGAVVVDVGTNVLADGSLVGDVDADSVRGIAAALTPVPGGVGSVTTALLILHTAEAAREQSVAGRLPVA, from the coding sequence ATGCTGTCCGGCAAGCCGCTCGCCGGCCTCATCCAGGAGAGGGCCACGGACGCGGCCCGGGCACTCGAAAACGACGGCCTGCGCCCTACCCTGGCCGTAGTCGTTGCAACGGACGACGAGTCCACGCTCTGGTACGTCCGGTCGATCGAGCGGGCAGCAGAACGTGCTGGTGTCGGCTGCAGAATCATCGACCTGGGACACGACGCTACAGAGCAAGTCCTCGCCAGCGTACTGACGGACCTGAGCGCGGCACCGGCAATCAATGGCATCATCCTGCAGACCCCGCTGCCTCCCAATGTACGGACGGATGAGCTGGTGGGTCACATCGCCCCGGAGAAGGACATCGACGGAGCCAATCCGTTGAGCCTTGGCCGGCTGGCAGTGGGTCAGCCTGCCTTCGCTCCCGCTACGGCCCGCGCTGTCGTCGAAATCCTTGACCACTACGATATCCCGGTGTCGGGCCGGAACGTTGTCGTGGTGGGCCGGTCCGCCGTCGTCGGAAAGCCGCTCTCCCTTCTGCTTCTGGAAAGGGACGCCGCCGTTACCGTCTGCCATTCGAGGTCGGGCCCGTTGGAGAAGTACACCCGTGCTGCCGACATCGTGGTTGTCGCTGCCGGGCGGACCGGCCTGCTGACCGGCAGCCAGGTGTCACCTGGAGCGGTGGTAGTCGACGTCGGCACAAACGTCCTTGCGGACGGTTCCCTGGTGGGAGATGTGGACGCGGACAGCGTCCGCGGAATTGCAGCGGCCCTGACTCCGGTCCCGGGTGGCGTCGGGTCAGTGACCACAGCCTTGCTAATCCTGCACACTGCAGAGGCCGCGCGTGAACAGTCAGTGGCCGGCCGGTTGCCCGTGGCCTAG
- a CDS encoding cyclodeaminase/cyclohydrolase family protein gives MISSETISDYLSRLASRQPTPGGGAAAALHAAQGAALVAMVGRYTTGGKFEQHAATVERIIQAADELVDEALRLADADERAFQGVIDAYKLASGTDELKTARAAAIRDALVQAAQTPAQLIKVAGAVVDLATELFDVANPNVISDVAAAADAARAAATTARVNIDINVVAVKDPDARTLLAHQTDGLEDKVVLAADSLAARVRERILS, from the coding sequence ATGATCAGTTCAGAAACAATTAGCGACTACCTCTCCAGGCTTGCCTCCCGCCAGCCCACTCCCGGCGGAGGTGCGGCTGCTGCCCTGCATGCCGCCCAGGGCGCCGCGCTCGTGGCCATGGTTGGCCGATACACTACCGGCGGCAAATTCGAGCAGCACGCCGCAACAGTGGAGCGAATCATCCAGGCCGCTGACGAGCTCGTAGATGAAGCCCTGCGCCTCGCCGACGCCGACGAGCGTGCTTTCCAGGGCGTCATCGATGCCTACAAGCTCGCTTCCGGGACGGACGAACTCAAAACCGCACGGGCAGCAGCCATTAGGGATGCCCTTGTTCAGGCAGCGCAGACTCCCGCACAGCTCATAAAAGTTGCCGGTGCCGTGGTGGACCTGGCCACCGAACTGTTCGACGTTGCCAACCCGAATGTCATCAGCGACGTCGCAGCTGCCGCCGATGCCGCCCGGGCAGCTGCGACCACAGCCCGCGTGAACATCGACATCAACGTGGTGGCCGTCAAGGACCCGGATGCACGCACGCTGCTGGCCCATCAAACAGACGGGCTCGAGGACAAAGTCGTCCTGGCAGCGGACTCCCTTGCGGCACGCGTACGCGAAAGGATCCTCAGTTGA
- a CDS encoding FdhF/YdeP family oxidoreductase, with protein MASKAPRENIDESKLTLSKPKTTAVGLPAVANALKISLEQMGPLRSIQTLLAVNQVDGFDCMGCAWPEHEKRNAAEFCENGAKAVAEEGTRRRVTPEFFAKHSIADLKTRDDYWLGQQGRLTHPMLLEEGATHYKPIEWGDAYELIAQEIRDMEHPDQSVFYTSGRTSNEAAFAYQLLVRGIGTNNLPDCSNMCHESSGSALVETIGIGKGSVSLTDLETASLIFVAGQNPGTNHPRMLSALEKAKKNGAVIISVNPLPEAGLLRFENPQNISGMVVGTQLTDDFLQIRAGGDQALFQGLGKYLLEAEAQGRKTPGLPTVLDHEFIKDHTVGIDEYLRYLEKAEWDDIVEATGLTLEQIKSTGERLLASSATIVCWAMGLTQHKHSVPTLRDVVNVLLLQGNIGKPGAGVCPVRGHSNVQGDRTMGIFEKMPESFHDRLDHEFQFLSPRAHGFDTVAAIRAMRDGKVRVFIGMGGNFVRAAPDSEVTEQALANTRLTVQISTKLNHSHVSTGRRALILPTLGRTEKDTQRTGDQRVTVEDSMSAVHASRGRLKPASEHLHSEVAIVCNIAHKIFTGSDNLPLPNTPKADWPAMKDDYSIIRKHIEAVLSGFENFEERIQNPGGFVLPHPPRDARKFDTASGKARFTGNELEFIRVPAGRLVLQTLRSHDQYNTTIYGKDDRYRGIHGGRRVVMVNADDITELGFAHGEMVHLISEFQGTERRAENFRIVSYSTPKGCAAAYYPETNVLVPLDSVADTSGTPTSKSVIVRLERAHA; from the coding sequence ATGGCCTCCAAAGCCCCCCGCGAGAATATCGATGAGTCAAAGCTGACCCTGTCGAAGCCGAAAACGACTGCCGTCGGCCTTCCGGCTGTTGCAAACGCGTTGAAAATTTCTCTTGAGCAAATGGGCCCGCTGCGCAGCATCCAGACACTCCTGGCAGTCAACCAGGTTGACGGCTTTGACTGCATGGGCTGCGCCTGGCCTGAGCACGAAAAGCGCAATGCTGCCGAATTCTGCGAAAACGGCGCCAAGGCGGTGGCCGAAGAAGGCACGCGCCGCCGCGTCACGCCTGAATTCTTCGCGAAGCACTCCATTGCGGACCTCAAAACGCGGGACGACTACTGGCTGGGCCAGCAGGGCCGGCTGACGCATCCGATGCTCCTCGAAGAAGGCGCAACCCACTACAAGCCCATCGAATGGGGCGACGCTTATGAGCTCATCGCCCAAGAGATCAGGGACATGGAGCACCCCGACCAGTCGGTCTTCTACACATCCGGTCGGACATCGAACGAGGCAGCCTTCGCCTACCAGCTCCTCGTTCGGGGCATCGGGACGAACAACCTGCCCGACTGCTCCAACATGTGCCACGAATCGTCCGGCTCAGCCCTGGTCGAAACGATCGGCATCGGCAAAGGCTCCGTCAGCCTCACGGACCTGGAGACGGCGTCGCTGATTTTCGTGGCGGGCCAGAATCCCGGCACCAACCACCCGCGCATGCTCAGCGCGCTGGAGAAGGCGAAGAAGAACGGCGCTGTCATCATCTCCGTGAACCCGCTTCCCGAGGCCGGGCTTCTGCGGTTCGAGAATCCGCAGAACATTTCCGGCATGGTGGTGGGCACACAGCTGACTGACGACTTCCTCCAAATCCGCGCCGGCGGCGATCAGGCCCTCTTCCAGGGGCTCGGCAAGTACCTTCTCGAAGCCGAAGCGCAAGGGCGCAAGACCCCCGGCCTCCCCACCGTGCTGGACCATGAGTTCATCAAGGACCACACTGTTGGCATCGACGAATACCTGCGGTACCTCGAAAAGGCCGAATGGGACGACATCGTCGAAGCCACCGGACTGACGCTGGAACAGATCAAGTCCACTGGCGAGCGCCTGCTGGCCTCGAGCGCCACCATCGTCTGCTGGGCCATGGGCCTGACCCAGCACAAGCACTCGGTTCCCACCCTCCGCGACGTGGTCAACGTTCTGCTTCTCCAAGGCAACATCGGCAAGCCCGGAGCCGGTGTCTGCCCCGTCCGCGGCCACTCCAACGTCCAGGGCGACCGGACCATGGGCATTTTCGAGAAGATGCCGGAGAGCTTCCACGACCGGCTTGATCACGAGTTCCAGTTCCTGTCCCCCAGGGCGCATGGCTTCGACACCGTGGCCGCCATCCGCGCCATGCGGGACGGCAAGGTCCGCGTCTTCATCGGCATGGGCGGAAACTTCGTGCGGGCGGCACCGGATTCCGAGGTCACGGAACAGGCGCTGGCCAACACCCGCCTGACGGTGCAGATCTCTACGAAACTTAACCATTCCCACGTATCGACGGGTCGTCGTGCGCTGATTCTTCCGACGCTCGGACGCACCGAGAAGGACACCCAGCGCACCGGCGACCAGAGGGTAACCGTGGAGGACTCCATGAGCGCAGTCCATGCCTCCCGCGGACGCCTGAAGCCCGCCAGCGAGCACCTGCACTCCGAGGTGGCCATTGTGTGCAACATCGCCCACAAAATCTTCACCGGCAGCGACAACCTCCCGCTGCCCAATACCCCCAAAGCCGACTGGCCCGCCATGAAGGACGACTACTCCATCATCCGGAAACATATCGAAGCGGTCCTCAGCGGCTTTGAGAACTTCGAGGAGCGGATCCAGAACCCTGGCGGGTTCGTCCTTCCCCACCCACCCCGGGACGCCAGGAAGTTCGATACTGCTTCGGGCAAGGCCCGCTTCACAGGCAACGAACTGGAATTCATCAGGGTCCCTGCGGGTCGGCTGGTCCTTCAGACCTTGCGCTCCCATGACCAGTACAACACCACCATCTACGGCAAGGATGATCGCTACCGCGGCATCCACGGCGGGCGCCGCGTAGTCATGGTCAACGCGGACGACATTACTGAGCTGGGATTTGCTCACGGCGAGATGGTCCACCTCATCTCTGAATTCCAGGGGACCGAACGGCGGGCCGAAAACTTCCGCATCGTGTCCTACTCGACGCCCAAGGGTTGCGCGGCGGCCTACTACCCCGAAACCAACGTCCTCGTGCCGCTTGATTCCGTCGCCGACACCAGCGGCACGCCGACGTCAAAGTCGGTTATTGTCCGGCTGGAACGGGCCCACGCGTGA